A stretch of Carnobacteriaceae bacterium zg-C25 DNA encodes these proteins:
- the recJ gene encoding single-stranded-DNA-specific exonuclease RecJ, protein MAKKAKYHWVEKALHSEQDVKAFQEETGVGRLFAQLCLQRGIDTREKLETFKRPDLSQLHDPYLMHDMEKAVERIRCAIENGEKILVYGDYDADGITSTSILCEAIDTLGGNVHFYLPNRFTDGYGPNVEVFRYMIDVDKVDLIVTCDNGVAGHEAIAVAMSKGVDVVVTDHHELPAELPNAYAIVHPRHPKGQYPFGDLSGAGVAFKVATALLDDVPMESLDLVAIGTIADLVSVTDENRILIHYGLDMLKQTQRIGLQKLMESANVNTQKLTADNVGFAIGPRLNAIGRLDDATPGVELMMTFDDEQADELVALINAKNDERKQIVANIVNDVMQQIQGNADNFILLASKNWHAGVLGIVASQVVEKTGKPTILLQIDEETGIAKGSGRSVEGVNLYDVLTECSDFIAKFGGHEMAAGLSVSIDNIDALKQALQHIVPVVERPTRYYDLSVESSDLTIDFLHELKQFEPYGTNHDKPIFKIENEKLSQTKSIGDKKQHLKGRIGQLDFVLFNAGHVQSQLLDDIETTAWVQLGINEWNGIESVQGHVLDTQITKKQWFDKRTTVIKKEDVMIENAIYVFFNQKYYDFFATKVPTTSKSLMAETIDHHENLFCEHLVIFDCPETIESLQHVLNKVAYDNVHVMCHTQKNLYLIGTPTRQQFANVYKILANEKQVVLKNQLDRLSKVLGMQKDLLILIIQVFFEAEFVKIEDGTLTFVGNTQKVDLMQTQVMKKHQQLMVVQKELLFTPFATLQIHLKMDDNKE, encoded by the coding sequence ATGGCAAAAAAAGCAAAATATCATTGGGTAGAAAAAGCGCTACATAGCGAACAAGACGTTAAAGCCTTTCAAGAAGAAACGGGGGTGGGACGACTATTTGCGCAACTGTGCTTACAACGTGGCATTGATACACGGGAAAAATTAGAAACGTTTAAACGACCAGATTTATCACAATTACATGATCCGTATTTAATGCATGACATGGAAAAAGCGGTAGAGCGCATTCGATGTGCTATTGAAAATGGCGAAAAAATTCTAGTCTATGGTGATTACGATGCGGACGGTATTACGAGTACGTCGATTTTATGTGAAGCGATTGATACACTTGGTGGAAATGTTCATTTTTATTTACCAAATCGGTTTACAGATGGGTACGGACCAAACGTTGAAGTGTTTCGGTACATGATTGATGTCGATAAAGTCGATTTAATTGTGACGTGTGATAATGGGGTAGCCGGTCACGAAGCGATTGCTGTTGCTATGTCTAAAGGTGTTGATGTGGTGGTAACGGATCACCATGAATTACCTGCTGAATTACCAAATGCGTATGCGATTGTCCACCCAAGACACCCAAAAGGGCAGTACCCTTTTGGTGATTTATCGGGTGCAGGCGTTGCTTTTAAAGTTGCAACGGCATTGTTGGACGATGTGCCAATGGAAAGTTTGGATTTAGTAGCTATTGGTACCATTGCTGATTTAGTCAGTGTGACAGACGAAAATCGAATACTTATTCATTACGGATTAGATATGCTGAAACAAACGCAACGCATTGGATTGCAAAAACTCATGGAAAGTGCAAACGTTAATACACAAAAATTGACGGCGGATAATGTTGGTTTTGCAATTGGACCACGATTAAATGCGATTGGTCGATTAGATGATGCAACACCGGGCGTTGAATTAATGATGACGTTTGATGATGAACAAGCCGATGAGTTAGTGGCGTTAATTAATGCAAAAAATGATGAACGTAAACAAATTGTTGCCAATATCGTGAATGATGTGATGCAACAAATTCAAGGAAATGCAGATAATTTCATTTTATTAGCGAGTAAAAATTGGCATGCTGGTGTATTAGGTATTGTGGCCAGTCAAGTCGTTGAAAAAACCGGTAAACCAACAATTTTGTTGCAAATTGATGAAGAAACGGGTATTGCAAAAGGTTCGGGAAGAAGTGTTGAAGGCGTTAATTTATATGATGTTTTAACGGAGTGTAGCGATTTTATCGCAAAATTTGGTGGTCATGAAATGGCTGCTGGATTAAGTGTGTCGATAGATAACATTGATGCATTGAAACAAGCGTTGCAACACATTGTCCCAGTCGTTGAAAGACCAACACGGTATTATGATTTAAGCGTAGAAAGTAGCGATTTAACGATTGATTTTTTACACGAATTAAAACAATTTGAACCGTATGGTACCAATCATGACAAGCCTATTTTTAAAATTGAAAATGAGAAATTGTCACAAACAAAATCTATTGGCGACAAAAAACAACACTTGAAGGGACGTATTGGGCAACTTGATTTTGTACTGTTTAATGCAGGACATGTGCAATCCCAGTTATTAGATGATATTGAAACAACGGCTTGGGTGCAGTTAGGCATTAACGAGTGGAATGGTATTGAAAGTGTCCAAGGACACGTTTTAGATACGCAAATTACGAAAAAACAGTGGTTTGATAAACGGACAACCGTTATCAAAAAAGAAGATGTGATGATTGAAAATGCCATTTATGTCTTTTTCAATCAAAAATATTACGACTTTTTTGCTACAAAAGTGCCAACAACGTCAAAAAGTTTAATGGCAGAGACGATTGATCATCATGAAAATTTATTTTGTGAACATTTGGTAATTTTTGATTGTCCAGAAACAATAGAATCGCTACAACATGTGTTAAACAAGGTAGCCTATGACAATGTCCATGTGATGTGTCATACACAAAAGAATTTATATTTAATTGGCACACCGACACGACAACAATTCGCTAATGTTTATAAAATTTTAGCCAATGAAAAGCAAGTCGTCCTTAAAAATCAGTTAGATCGTTTGTCCAAAGTATTGGGCATGCAAAAAGATTTATTAATTTTAATTATTCAGGTGTTTTTTGAAGCTGAATTTGTTAAAATAGAGGATGGTACGCTAACTTTTGTTGGCAATACACAAAAAGTGGATTTAATGCAAACGCAAGTGATGAAAAAACATCAACAACTTATGGTAGTTCAAAAAGAATTGTTATTTACGCCGTTTGCGACACTTCAAATACATTTAAAAATGGATGATAACAAGGAGTAA
- a CDS encoding adenine phosphoribosyltransferase: MDLKQYITTIPDFPTPGILFRDITPLMANGPAYHYATQQIVEYAKENQVDVIVGPEARGFLVGCPVATELGVGFLPVRKKGKLPGETIEVSYDLEYGSNVLEMNKDAIKPGQRVLITDDLLATGGTIAATIELIEKQGGIVVGAAFLIELADLNGREKIGNYDIKVLMTY; the protein is encoded by the coding sequence ATGGATTTAAAACAATATATTACAACTATTCCGGATTTTCCAACACCGGGAATTTTATTTAGAGATATTACACCATTAATGGCTAATGGGCCAGCATATCACTATGCAACACAACAAATTGTAGAGTATGCAAAAGAAAATCAAGTGGATGTTATCGTTGGACCAGAAGCACGTGGCTTTTTAGTTGGGTGTCCAGTGGCAACAGAATTAGGCGTTGGTTTCTTGCCTGTACGTAAAAAAGGTAAATTACCGGGAGAAACGATTGAGGTATCCTACGATTTAGAATACGGCTCAAACGTTTTAGAAATGAACAAAGATGCCATCAAACCAGGGCAACGCGTGTTAATTACAGACGACTTATTAGCAACAGGCGGTACAATCGCTGCAACAATTGAATTAATCGAAAAACAAGGTGGTATCGTCGTCGGCGCAGCATTTTTAATTGAATTAGCAGACTTAAACGGCCGTGAAAAAATTGGCAATTACGATATTAAAGTATTGATGACGTATTAA
- the raiA gene encoding ribosome-associated translation inhibitor RaiA → MLTFNIRGENIEVTQAIREYCEKKLTRLERYFTHVPSVISHVNLKVYPDKTAKVEVTIPLPFLVLRAEETSPDLYGSIDLVIDKLERQIRRYKTKIQKKSRDNGFAFENAFAPNEDVVEENDNLEIVRIKRIPFRPMDAEEAILQMNMLGHDFFAYIDMETEDMCVVYRRKDGKYGLIEADR, encoded by the coding sequence ATGTTAACATTTAATATCAGAGGAGAAAACATCGAAGTTACTCAAGCGATTCGTGAGTATTGTGAAAAGAAATTGACACGCTTAGAACGTTACTTTACACACGTGCCGTCTGTTATATCTCATGTAAACTTAAAAGTTTATCCTGATAAAACTGCAAAAGTTGAAGTAACTATTCCACTTCCATTTTTAGTTCTCCGTGCTGAAGAAACATCACCTGATTTATACGGAAGTATTGATTTGGTAATTGATAAATTGGAACGTCAAATTCGTCGTTACAAAACAAAAATTCAAAAAAAATCACGTGATAACGGTTTTGCTTTTGAAAATGCCTTTGCACCGAACGAAGACGTTGTTGAAGAAAACGATAATTTAGAAATTGTACGGATTAAACGCATTCCTTTTAGACCAATGGACGCTGAAGAAGCTATCTTACAAATGAACATGTTAGGACATGATTTCTTCGCCTACATCGATATGGAAACAGAAGACATGTGTGTCGTATACCGCAGAAAAGACGGCAAATACGGCTTAATCGAAGCGGATAGATAA